The Corynebacterium freiburgense region AACACCGCGGGGTACGCATCATGTGACCCGCAAGGTGCAAAACGAAATTAGCCGTGAATTTAATAATGCACCCATGCCGTTTTCGGTGTACTTTACTCACAATGGCATTGCATTCCATCAGGGTGATGTAAATCTGATGTCGCACGGTTGTATCCATCTCAACCACAATGATGCAGTTACATACTTTAATGATCTGCAAGTTGGAGACATGGTATACGTGTACTAATTCTTGCTAACATAGCGCGCCCCATCGTGTAAATTTGTGCATTGTGGGGCGTTGTTATTTTTCTAAGGTATTTGCATATCGTTGCGTAGGGGGGAATCTGAGGTTGCTGGGCGTCGATAATCTGCTATGTAGACGCGTGTTTGATACCACTAGGAAATACCTGATAATCAGCCAATTAAACACTTTGCATAATCTTTAAGTATCTTGAATGTATGACATTTCGGCCTTGGCGGCTCGCTATAGTCGCGGTGCCCCTTGTTATGATCCTGAGCGTCCTGCTTATGCTGAATTCGGTTATCGGTAGTGGGGTACTGTCCACTCAAACGCAAGCAGCCACCAGCGAAGCGGCTGCAACCCCAGTATCTACGAGCATAAATCCGATATCTGCTGCGGAATTAGCGGTTGGCATTCATCCGCCGAAGGTAGGGCCTACGCCGCCATTACTGCCACCGGGTGCTCATCTGCGTGACCATGTAAAGGACTACTTTCAACCGTTTGATCCATCTGAGCTTTTTGCAGCATTCGAAACCTGTACGAAAACTGAAAGCAGTAAGCCAGAATTCTTCAATATCAATTGCACCGGGCGTTATGACGCTATCAATACTCTTATGGAATCAAAGGGTCTTCCACCATTGGGTAACGGCCCCCAAGCGGAAATTTCATTCTTTTATTCCAGTGAGCCAGAAAGTATCGCTTACGATTCAGAAGAATGTGTGGAAACCATAGACCGTCTTTACCGGGATACCGGTGATCTGGTCATTGTTCTTGAGGAACCTTGTACCGAGGATGACACCCCGTTTCCTGGTCAATGGGATGCGCGCCGCACGCACCTTTCTTCAATCCAAATCATTGATCGCTCCCGTGGTATTAATGGGGAACGCGGTGCCTTAAAATTTCCAACGCTGACCTTGCGGGGTTTTCAAAGCCGTGAGGCAGTGGAATCTCTTATGCGCCACTATGGACTAAATTTTGAACCTCTCGGTGCAGTCCAGGTGTAAGGGTTTCCGCCGGCAGGATCGGCGAGCTTCCGCGGGTCCACTAATTGGAGCTTCTACGAGTCCACTAATTGGAGCTTCCGCTGGCGCTTGCCAAACCTTTCTTGTAAGCACATTAGAAAAGTGTGGCAGCTCACGCTCCAATTATTTGGGAAACGTGCAGGTGGGGTGTAGGGTATCTAAGTGGTGTGAACCATGTGTTTGCACTATGTAGCATAATGACACCCATCCGGCAGTTTGTGCCGGGGAAAAGCAGAGGATATGGCTAAAAAGGAAGGCGCAATCGAGGTTGAGGGACGAATTATTGAGCCCTTGCCAAACGCAATGTTCCGTGTCGAACTTGATAACGGGCACAAGGTTCTTGCACACATTAGTGGCAAGATGCGCCAGCACTACATCCGTATCCTCCCCGAGGATCGCGTCGTTGTGGAGCTGTCTCCGTACGACTTGACTCGTGGTCGCATCGTTTATCGCTACAAGTAAATCATTAAGCCTCCTTATTCCAGGCAGACCAGCTATTAGAAGCGTCCATCTGCTTTCTTTACCTTCGGCAACGGTGGCCGGAGCCCCATGTAATCTCGACCCACCGTCCGGCATCCGCCCGGGCAAAGCGTCGTCTGGTGGGGACGAATAAGGAGAAAACCACCGTAAAAACCGGAAAGGATAATGCCTTATGGCACGCCTTGCTGGAGTTGACCTTCCGCGCAATAAGCGTATGGAGGTTGCTCTTACATACATCTATGGCATCGGCCCTGCCCGTGCCGCCCAGCTGCTGGAGCAGACCGGAATCTCTCCTGACCTGCGTACCGATAACCTCACCGATGAGCAGATCGCTGCATTACGTGACGTTATTGAAGCCACTTGGAAAGTAGAAGGCGACCTGCGCCGTCAGGTCCAGGCTGATATTCGTCGCAAGATCGAAATCGGCTGCTACCAAGGTTTGCGTCACCGTCGTGGCCTGCCTGTTCGTGGTCAGCGCACCAAGACCAATGCTCGTACGCGCAAGGGTCCGAAGAAGACGATTGCCGGAAAGAAGAAGTAAAGAATGCCTCCTAAAGCACGCTCTGGCGCACGCCGCACTGGCCGTCGCGTCGTAAAAAAGAATGTGGCGCATGGCGCCGCTTATATTAAGTCCACATTTAACAACACCATTGTGTCTATTACTGACCCACAAGGTGCTGTGATTTCTTGGGCATCCTCCGGCCATGTTGGCTTTAAGGGTTCCCGTAAGTCCACTCCATTTGCTGCTCAAATGGCAGCAGAAAATGCTGCTCGTAAGGCAATGGAGCACGGCATGAAGAAGGTTGACGTGTACGTCAAGGGCCCAGGTTCGGGCCGCGAGACCGCTATCCGTTCCCTCTCGGCCGCTGGTCTTGAGGTTGGCACGATTCACGATGTGACTCCGCAGCCACACAATGGTTGCCGTCCTCCGAAGCGTCGCCGCGTCTAGTAGGGAAAGGAAAGGTTACTCATTATGGCTCGTTATACCGGCCCCGCAACCCGTAAGTCCCGTCGTCTCCGTGTCGACCTTGTCGGCGGAGACATGGCTTTTGAACGCCGCCCATACCCACCAGGGCAAGCAGGGCGCGCACGCATCAAGGAATCTGAGTACTTGCTGCAGCTTCAGGAGAAGCAAAAAGCACGCTTTACCTACGGTGTGATGGAAAAGCAATTCCGCCGCTACTATGCTGAGGCTAATCGACGCCCCGGCAAGACCGGTGAAAACCTCGTGGTGCTGCTCGAATCCCGCCTGGATAATGTGATCTATCGTGCTGGTTTGGCACGGACTCGCCGCCAAGCACGCCAGCTTGTTTCTCACGGTCACTTTACCGTGAACAATAAGAAGGTTAACGTTCCTTCTTTCCAGGTTTCGCAATACGACATCATTGATGTTCGTGAGAAGTCCCGTAAGATGCAATGGTTTGAAGAGGCACAGGAAAACCTCGTTGATGCCATTGTTCCGGCCTGGCTGCAGGTCGTTCCATCTACCCTGCGCATCCTCGTGCACCAGCTGCCCGAGCGCGCTCAAATCGACGTTCCACTGCAAGAGCAGCTTATCGTCGAGTTCTAC contains the following coding sequences:
- the rpsD gene encoding 30S ribosomal protein S4, which gives rise to MARYTGPATRKSRRLRVDLVGGDMAFERRPYPPGQAGRARIKESEYLLQLQEKQKARFTYGVMEKQFRRYYAEANRRPGKTGENLVVLLESRLDNVIYRAGLARTRRQARQLVSHGHFTVNNKKVNVPSFQVSQYDIIDVREKSRKMQWFEEAQENLVDAIVPAWLQVVPSTLRILVHQLPERAQIDVPLQEQLIVEFYSK
- the rpsK gene encoding 30S ribosomal protein S11; translation: MPPKARSGARRTGRRVVKKNVAHGAAYIKSTFNNTIVSITDPQGAVISWASSGHVGFKGSRKSTPFAAQMAAENAARKAMEHGMKKVDVYVKGPGSGRETAIRSLSAAGLEVGTIHDVTPQPHNGCRPPKRRRV
- the infA gene encoding translation initiation factor IF-1 codes for the protein MAKKEGAIEVEGRIIEPLPNAMFRVELDNGHKVLAHISGKMRQHYIRILPEDRVVVELSPYDLTRGRIVYRYK
- the rpsM gene encoding 30S ribosomal protein S13, with translation MARLAGVDLPRNKRMEVALTYIYGIGPARAAQLLEQTGISPDLRTDNLTDEQIAALRDVIEATWKVEGDLRRQVQADIRRKIEIGCYQGLRHRRGLPVRGQRTKTNARTRKGPKKTIAGKKK